From a single Apostichopus japonicus isolate 1M-3 chromosome 12, ASM3797524v1, whole genome shotgun sequence genomic region:
- the LOC139977755 gene encoding putative nuclease HARBI1 yields MAALQMILGERVAAGLRRERIFRDRNYPLDNFNDEDMHERYRFTRRGLMRLMDLLAAGLNHPTKRSHAIDGRLQICIALRFYATGTVHTGHGDHHGVSKASACRIVRRVSSHLIRMKGDVIRFPTTPQEVMATQRGFSDVAGFPRIVSAVDCTHVLLKGSRLGEDAYVYINRKRVKSINVQLMCNSRYKITNVVARWPGSAHDSRILQHSNIGQEFEAGNKQGILIGDSGYPLKPCLMTPIAEPQSPAEISYNRAHPRTRVFIEQVNGQLKMKFPCLMVGLHVGPKQACRTIVACAVLFNLAKDMQEPEHELNQHLPDDPHAEIYPGAARAAGLAIRAQIAQDIHNRL; encoded by the exons ATGGCCGCACTTCAAATGATCTTAGGCGAAAGAGTTGCTGCTGGACTACGCAGAGAACGAATTTTCCGGGACCGAAATTATCCTCTCGACAACTTCAATGATGAAGACATGCACGAGCGATATCGTTTCACGAGAAGAGGGTTGATGAGGTTGATGGACTTGCTCGCTGCGGGGTTGAATCATCCAACCAAGAGAAGCCATGCAATTGACGGACGCTTGCAGATCTGCATCGCTTTACGCTTCTATGCGACCGGAACTGTACACACTGGTCATGGGGATCATCACGGAGTGAGTAAGGCGAGTGCGTGCCGGATAGTTCGGAGAGTCAGCTCTCATCTGATCAGAATGAAGGGCGACGTCATTAGATTCCCCACCACACCACAAGAAGTCATGGCAACACAACGAGGGTTCAGCGATGTTGCGGGATTCCCTCGCATTGTGAGTGCAGTGGACTGTACTCACGTTCTCCTCAAGGGTTCGCGGCTTGGGGAGGATGCCTACGTTTATATTAACCGAAAGCGCGTCAAGTCCATCAACGTGCAGCTCATGTGTAACAGTCGTTACAAAATCACTAATGTTGTTGCCCGATGGCCGGGCTCTGCGCATGACAGCAGAATCTTGCAACATAGCAACATTGGGCAGGAGTTTGAGGCCGGCAACAAACAAGGTATCCTGATTGGAGACAGTGGATACCCACTGAAGCCTTGCCTGATGACCCCCATCGCAGAACCGCAATCACCAGCCGAAATTTCATATAACAG AGCTCACCCAAGAACTAGAGTATTCATAGAACAAGTCAATGGACAGCTGAAAATGAAGTTCCCGTGTCTCATGGTTGGATTGCATGTTGGGCCCAAGCAAGCATGCAGAACGATTGTTGCATGTGCTGTCCTCTTCAATTTGGCTAAAGATATGCAGGAACCAGAACACGAGCTGAACCAGCACCTTCCAGATGATCCACATGCAGAGATCTACCCAGGGGCAGCTCGAGCCGCTGGATTAGCAATAAGGGCACAGATTGCTCAGGATATTCATAACCGGCTGTAA